The following coding sequences are from one Aeromicrobium duanguangcaii window:
- a CDS encoding DMT family transporter has protein sequence MNLVLAAIAVIGVSLSGPLMAATAAPVLAIAFWRNAMATGLLAPFALTRHRAAITGQNRHGWLLAFVAGAALAAHFACWVASLKLTSVAAATALVSMQVLFVIAIDALRGHRAAPAVVGGALLAVLGVVAISGVDLSISREAILGDALALAGGLFAAVYVIVGSRVRETLSTTAYTFTCYGICSAILLVACLAAGVPLGGWSARAWMLIVAVMVCAQLLGHSVINHLLAVMSPVVVSLMLLLEVPGAALLAAAFLGEALPWATYAGIVLILAGLAVVTAANGRARPAETLVAD, from the coding sequence GTGAACCTGGTCCTGGCCGCCATCGCGGTCATCGGCGTCTCCCTGTCCGGCCCGCTCATGGCCGCGACCGCCGCTCCCGTGCTGGCGATCGCCTTCTGGCGCAACGCCATGGCCACCGGCCTGCTGGCGCCGTTCGCGCTCACCCGGCACCGTGCCGCGATCACGGGGCAGAACCGCCACGGCTGGCTCCTCGCCTTCGTCGCCGGAGCCGCCCTCGCGGCCCACTTCGCCTGCTGGGTGGCCTCGCTCAAGCTGACGTCCGTGGCCGCGGCGACCGCGCTGGTGTCGATGCAGGTGCTGTTCGTGATCGCGATCGACGCGCTGCGGGGCCACCGCGCCGCGCCGGCGGTGGTCGGGGGAGCGCTGCTGGCCGTCCTGGGCGTCGTCGCGATCTCCGGCGTCGACCTGTCGATCTCGCGCGAGGCGATCCTCGGTGACGCCCTGGCCCTGGCGGGCGGACTGTTCGCCGCCGTCTACGTCATCGTCGGCTCGCGGGTGCGCGAGACGCTCTCGACCACGGCCTACACGTTCACCTGTTACGGGATCTGCTCGGCGATCCTGCTGGTCGCCTGTCTGGCTGCGGGCGTCCCGCTGGGCGGCTGGTCGGCCCGGGCCTGGATGCTGATCGTCGCCGTCATGGTGTGCGCCCAGCTGCTGGGCCACTCGGTCATCAACCACCTGCTGGCGGTGATGTCGCCGGTGGTCGTCTCGCTGATGCTGCTGCTCGAGGTGCCCGGCGCCGCCCTGCTCGCCGCGGCCTTCCTGGGCGAGGCCCTGCCGTGGGCCACGTACGCCGGGATCGTGCTCATCCTGGCCGGCCTCGCGGTGGTCACGGCGGCCAACGGACGAGCTCGACCGGCCGAGACGCTCGTCGCGGACTGA
- a CDS encoding magnesium transporter MgtE N-terminal domain-containing protein, producing the protein MTSQPTRIFVSRLVGQAVFDPVGDQVGKLRDVVVAVRSATQRPRVLGLVIELLGRRRVFLPITRVTSMDSGQIITTGVLNLRRFQQRATETLAVHELFDRQVTLADGTPASLYDLAIEQDPRRDWYVSTVAVAEHHKRFGRRGTSHVLEWDEVHGLASETAAQGATNLLATMDEMRPADVANALRDLPPKRRMEIVREFGDERLADVIEEMPEALQVEVLGILDPSRGADVLGEMDPDDAADLLGELPAQTAEELLELMEPEDAEDVRRLLSYEERTAGGMMTTEPVVIDPSATIADALALIREPELSPALASMVYVCRPPLETPTGRFLGGAHFQALLREPPSTLVSQVIDNDIDWPRPDASLAEVAGLLAAYNMVALPVVDENQHLLGVVTIDDVLDHLLPKGWRENG; encoded by the coding sequence GTGACCAGCCAGCCGACCCGGATCTTCGTGTCCCGCCTCGTCGGTCAGGCCGTGTTCGATCCGGTCGGCGACCAGGTCGGCAAGTTGCGCGACGTCGTCGTCGCCGTCCGCAGCGCCACCCAGCGACCGCGCGTCCTGGGCCTGGTGATCGAGCTCCTCGGCCGTCGGCGCGTGTTCCTGCCGATCACGCGGGTGACCTCGATGGACTCGGGCCAGATCATCACGACGGGCGTCCTGAACCTGCGCCGCTTCCAGCAACGCGCCACCGAGACGTTGGCCGTGCACGAGCTGTTCGACCGCCAGGTCACGCTCGCCGACGGCACGCCCGCGAGCCTGTACGACCTCGCGATCGAGCAGGACCCGCGCCGCGACTGGTACGTCTCGACCGTCGCGGTGGCCGAGCACCACAAGCGCTTCGGCCGGCGCGGCACCAGCCACGTCCTGGAGTGGGACGAGGTCCACGGCCTCGCCAGCGAGACCGCCGCCCAGGGCGCCACCAACCTGCTCGCCACGATGGACGAGATGCGGCCGGCCGACGTCGCCAACGCCCTGCGCGACCTGCCGCCCAAGCGGCGGATGGAGATCGTCCGCGAGTTCGGCGACGAGCGCCTGGCCGACGTGATCGAGGAGATGCCCGAGGCGCTGCAGGTCGAGGTGCTGGGCATCCTCGACCCGAGCCGCGGCGCCGACGTCCTCGGCGAGATGGACCCCGACGACGCGGCTGACCTGCTGGGCGAGCTGCCCGCGCAGACGGCCGAGGAGCTGCTCGAGCTCATGGAGCCCGAGGACGCCGAGGACGTGCGCCGACTGCTCTCCTACGAGGAGCGCACCGCCGGCGGCATGATGACCACCGAGCCGGTCGTGATCGATCCGAGCGCCACGATCGCCGACGCGCTCGCCCTGATCCGCGAGCCCGAGCTCAGCCCGGCGCTGGCCTCCATGGTCTACGTGTGCCGGCCCCCGCTCGAGACCCCGACCGGCCGCTTCCTCGGCGGCGCCCACTTCCAGGCCCTGCTGCGCGAGCCGCCCTCTACCCTGGTCAGCCAGGTCATCGACAACGACATCGACTGGCCGCGCCCCGACGCCTCCCTGGCCGAGGTCGCCGGGCTGCTGGCCGCGTACAACATGGTCGCGCTGCCGGTCGTCGACGAGAACCAGCACCTGCTGGGCGTCGTGACGATCGACGACGTGCTCGACCACCTGCTGCCGAAGGGGTGGCGCGAGAATGGCTGA
- a CDS encoding DUF1003 domain-containing protein translates to MADRERLDQPRDLRRGLTRNLAARREAADPERFGRFAESAARFLGTARFIAWMTVFILVWIAWNVPYGPDRWRWDEYPFIFLTLILSLQASYAAPLILLAQNRQEARDRIAAEQDRDAASRSHADMEFLAREVASLRIGLGEVATRDFLRSELRGFLADLERAEEPGEQD, encoded by the coding sequence ATGGCTGACCGCGAACGCCTCGACCAGCCCCGCGACCTGCGTCGCGGGCTGACCCGCAACCTCGCCGCGCGACGCGAGGCCGCCGACCCCGAGCGGTTCGGGCGCTTCGCCGAGTCCGCCGCACGCTTCCTGGGCACCGCGCGCTTCATCGCGTGGATGACGGTCTTCATCCTGGTGTGGATCGCCTGGAACGTGCCCTACGGTCCCGACCGCTGGCGCTGGGACGAGTATCCCTTCATCTTCCTCACGCTCATCCTGTCGCTGCAGGCGTCGTACGCCGCACCCCTGATCCTGCTGGCGCAGAACCGCCAGGAGGCGCGCGACCGCATCGCGGCCGAGCAGGACCGTGACGCCGCCAGCCGCTCGCACGCCGACATGGAGTTCCTGGCCCGCGAGGTCGCGAGCCTGCGCATCGGCCTGGGCGAGGTCGCCACCCGCGACTTCCTGCGCAGTGAGCTGCGCGGATTCCTGGCCGATCTGGAGCGGGCCGAGGAGCCCGGCGAACAGGACTGA
- a CDS encoding Mrp/NBP35 family ATP-binding protein, with translation MADVTQEQITAALSTVNDPEIKRPITELGMVDTITIGETEIVVRLLLTVAGCPLKDTLTRDVTAAVVKVAPAHTVRVDMGVMTDEQRKAMQEHLRGGRAEREIPFAQPGSLTKVYAVASGKGGVGKSSVTVNLAVAMAKRGLKVGVLDADIYGHSIPDMLGVGDQRPTQVEDMIMPVPAQIGDVTVKVISIGMLKPRRDQVVAWRGPMLDRALVQMLADVYWGDLDALFLDLPPGTGDMAISMGQHLPGAEFIVVTTPQQAAAQVAERAGTMASMMHQRVVGVVENMSWLLLPSGEKMEVFGSGGAAQVASTLSSRLGYEISVLGQVPLEEHMRASGDSGAPIVSSEPDAESAKVLQQIADQLSGRSRGLAGMQLGLAPAGRL, from the coding sequence ATGGCTGACGTCACCCAGGAACAGATCACCGCGGCGCTCTCGACCGTCAACGATCCCGAGATCAAGCGCCCGATCACCGAGCTGGGGATGGTCGACACGATCACGATCGGCGAGACCGAGATCGTCGTGCGACTGCTGCTGACCGTCGCCGGCTGCCCGCTCAAGGACACGCTGACCCGCGACGTCACCGCCGCCGTGGTCAAGGTCGCGCCGGCCCACACGGTCCGCGTCGACATGGGCGTCATGACCGACGAGCAGCGCAAGGCCATGCAGGAGCACCTGCGCGGCGGCCGCGCCGAGCGCGAGATCCCCTTCGCCCAGCCCGGCTCGCTCACCAAGGTCTACGCGGTCGCCTCCGGCAAGGGCGGCGTCGGCAAGTCGTCCGTCACCGTCAACCTCGCCGTCGCGATGGCCAAGCGCGGCCTCAAGGTGGGCGTCCTCGACGCGGACATCTACGGCCACTCGATCCCGGACATGCTCGGCGTCGGGGACCAGCGCCCCACGCAGGTCGAGGACATGATCATGCCGGTGCCCGCCCAGATCGGCGACGTCACGGTCAAGGTCATCAGCATCGGCATGCTGAAGCCGCGCCGTGACCAGGTCGTCGCCTGGCGCGGCCCGATGCTCGACCGCGCGCTCGTCCAGATGCTGGCCGACGTCTACTGGGGCGATCTCGACGCCCTCTTCCTCGATCTGCCCCCGGGCACGGGCGACATGGCGATCAGCATGGGCCAGCACCTGCCCGGCGCGGAGTTCATCGTCGTCACCACGCCGCAGCAGGCCGCCGCCCAGGTGGCCGAGCGCGCCGGCACGATGGCCTCGATGATGCACCAGCGCGTCGTGGGCGTCGTCGAGAACATGTCGTGGCTGCTGCTGCCCTCCGGCGAGAAGATGGAGGTCTTCGGGTCCGGCGGCGCCGCCCAGGTGGCGTCCACCCTCAGCTCGCGCCTCGGGTACGAGATCTCGGTGCTGGGTCAGGTCCCGCTCGAGGAGCACATGCGCGCGAGCGGCGACTCCGGCGCCCCGATCGTCTCCTCGGAGCCCGACGCCGAGAGCGCCAAGGTGCTGCAGCAGATCGCAGACCAGCTCAGCGGCCGCTCGCGCGGCCTCGCGGGCATGCAGCTGGGCCTCGCGCCCGCCGGCCGACTGTAG
- a CDS encoding sec-independent translocase: MGLGWMEIGTILVVAILVFGPDRLPGLARQAAQFIRTVRQMADNAKSELSRELGDEFKDIDLRDLDPRAAVRDVMWSDPTPPPVPSVRILRPGEVPPFDPEAT, translated from the coding sequence GTGGGCCTGGGCTGGATGGAGATCGGCACGATCCTCGTCGTGGCGATCCTGGTGTTCGGTCCCGACCGGCTGCCGGGCCTGGCTCGTCAGGCCGCGCAGTTCATTCGCACCGTCCGCCAGATGGCAGACAACGCGAAGTCCGAGCTGAGCCGTGAGCTCGGCGACGAGTTCAAGGACATCGATCTGCGCGATCTCGACCCGCGCGCCGCGGTCCGGGACGTCATGTGGTCCGACCCGACCCCTCCCCCGGTCCCGAGCGTGCGCATCCTGCGGCCCGGCGAGGTCCCTCCGTTCGACCCCGAGGCCACCTGA
- a CDS encoding sigma-70 family RNA polymerase sigma factor: protein MPAAHPTSQEQVEIYVQHVAQVRRLATRLTGNPQDAEDLTQDVFERVFTSLDRYEAQNLAGWIHRITTNLFLDRARRAGRQPTAALTAAHEERLADAGSLPADVVHDAGFDPDIEAALATLPSHLRVAVVLADVEQLAHAEIATLLGIKVGTVRTRVHRGRAALRRELAHREPRSGRTRVLGALGV, encoded by the coding sequence ATGCCCGCCGCGCACCCGACCTCGCAGGAGCAGGTCGAGATCTACGTCCAGCACGTGGCGCAGGTCCGCCGGCTGGCGACGCGACTGACGGGCAACCCGCAGGATGCCGAGGACCTGACCCAGGACGTGTTCGAGCGCGTCTTCACGTCCCTGGACCGCTACGAGGCCCAGAACCTCGCCGGGTGGATCCACCGCATCACCACGAACCTCTTCCTGGACCGTGCCCGCCGCGCGGGCCGTCAGCCCACCGCGGCGCTGACGGCGGCCCATGAGGAGCGACTCGCCGACGCGGGCTCCCTGCCGGCCGACGTCGTGCACGACGCGGGATTCGATCCGGACATCGAGGCCGCCCTGGCGACCCTGCCCAGCCACCTGCGGGTGGCCGTCGTTCTGGCCGATGTCGAGCAGCTGGCGCACGCCGAGATCGCGACGCTGCTGGGGATCAAGGTCGGCACGGTCCGCACGCGGGTCCACCGGGGACGCGCCGCACTGCGGCGGGAGTTGGCGCACCGCGAGCCGCGCTCCGGCCGGACCCGCGTGCTCGGCGCCCTCGGCGTCTGA
- a CDS encoding O-methyltransferase — MTTEASLAYAEQYQPEDDHLRTARRHAETVGVVPVLPGARAALTFLAGAANARNIAEIGTGTGVSGLALLRGMLPDGVLTSVDLEAENQRLARDVFRAAGIPPTRFRLITGSALDVLPRLNDGGYDLVFCDGDKVEYGEYLDEALRLTRAGGLVIFDNALWHDRVADPSRRDPETVAIRELVERVGNDEDLAALLLPLGDGLLVLQKPH; from the coding sequence ATGACGACCGAAGCCAGCCTGGCCTACGCAGAGCAGTACCAGCCCGAGGACGACCACCTGCGCACCGCGCGCCGACATGCCGAGACCGTCGGCGTGGTCCCCGTCCTGCCCGGCGCCCGGGCGGCTCTGACCTTCCTGGCCGGCGCGGCGAACGCCCGCAACATCGCCGAGATCGGCACGGGCACGGGCGTCTCCGGCCTCGCGCTGCTGCGCGGCATGCTGCCGGACGGCGTGCTCACGTCCGTCGACCTCGAGGCCGAGAACCAGCGGCTCGCCCGCGACGTCTTCCGCGCCGCCGGCATCCCGCCGACGCGCTTCCGCCTCATCACCGGCTCGGCGCTGGACGTGCTGCCGCGCCTCAACGACGGCGGCTACGACCTGGTGTTCTGCGACGGCGACAAGGTCGAGTACGGCGAGTACCTCGACGAGGCGCTGCGCCTCACCCGCGCCGGCGGCCTGGTGATCTTCGACAACGCGCTGTGGCACGACCGGGTCGCCGACCCGTCGCGTCGCGACCCCGAGACGGTCGCCATCCGCGAGCTCGTCGAGCGCGTGGGCAACGACGAGGACCTGGCGGCGCTGCTGCTGCCGCTGGGCGACGGCCTGCTGGTGCTGCAGAAGCCGCACTGA
- a CDS encoding DUF3117 domain-containing protein encodes MAAMKPRTGDGPMEVTKEGRCIVMRVPLEGGGRLVVELNNEEAATLGDQLKAV; translated from the coding sequence ATGGCCGCCATGAAGCCTCGGACCGGCGACGGACCGATGGAGGTCACCAAGGAGGGGCGCTGCATCGTCATGCGGGTCCCGCTCGAGGGCGGCGGACGTCTGGTGGTCGAACTCAACAACGAAGAGGCCGCCACGCTGGGTGACCAGCTCAAGGCTGTCTGA
- a CDS encoding SGNH/GDSL hydrolase family protein → MPVASFPVRAAAASLAALALLTSCSTSRADEARTAERQYLAIGDSYAAGYRPALDGGEAENTTDGFAWKVAEATGLGLVNVSCSGITTVAFVNGDPCEEDRRAPGALAPVKGSEAAVALDHLDRHADDVELVTVVLGANDLRACSFDKAWRRCVAETMPRITKTLDSLLSGLRERLGPEAPIVGLTYPDIWLGAPVRQPKSAEARRVAQASVEAFRTAVNPALRRTYAAHGATFVDVTRAFGAYLPADRTIRTSKFGTIPARAVRVCAETYACSLGDAHPTPEGHQRIADLVLESLEGQ, encoded by the coding sequence GTGCCTGTCGCCTCCTTCCCCGTCCGCGCCGCGGCCGCATCGCTGGCCGCGCTCGCCCTGCTGACCTCCTGCTCGACCTCCCGCGCCGACGAGGCCAGAACCGCCGAACGGCAGTACCTCGCCATCGGCGACTCCTACGCCGCGGGCTACCGCCCGGCGCTCGACGGCGGCGAGGCCGAGAACACGACGGACGGCTTCGCCTGGAAGGTCGCCGAGGCGACCGGCCTGGGACTGGTCAACGTGAGCTGCTCGGGCATCACCACGGTCGCCTTCGTCAACGGCGACCCGTGCGAGGAGGACCGGCGCGCGCCGGGCGCCCTCGCTCCGGTGAAGGGCTCCGAGGCGGCCGTGGCCCTGGACCACCTGGATCGGCACGCCGACGACGTCGAGCTCGTCACGGTGGTGCTGGGCGCGAACGACCTGCGGGCCTGCTCCTTCGACAAGGCGTGGCGCCGCTGTGTCGCCGAGACGATGCCGCGCATCACGAAGACGCTCGACTCCCTGCTGTCGGGACTGCGGGAGCGGCTGGGGCCCGAGGCGCCGATCGTCGGGCTGACCTATCCCGACATCTGGCTCGGGGCGCCCGTGCGACAGCCGAAGTCCGCCGAGGCGCGCCGGGTCGCCCAGGCGTCGGTCGAGGCGTTCCGCACCGCCGTGAACCCGGCCCTGCGCCGCACCTACGCCGCGCACGGCGCCACCTTCGTGGACGTGACGCGGGCGTTCGGCGCCTACCTCCCGGCCGACCGCACCATCAGGACCTCGAAGTTCGGCACGATCCCCGCGCGGGCCGTGCGCGTCTGCGCCGAGACCTACGCCTGCTCACTGGGCGACGCGCACCCGACCCCCGAGGGTCACCAGCGCATCGCCGATCTCGTCCTGGAGTCGCTCGAGGGTCAGTGA
- the dapE gene encoding succinyl-diaminopimelate desuccinylase, giving the protein MASLDLTADIVTLTRAVVDVPSESLEEAELADAVEAALRTCDHLQVVRDGHTIIARTELGRDERVVIAGHIDTVPLNDNLPSRLEGDTLWGLGTCDMKGGVAIALSLAAELSEPVRDVTWVFYEAEEIAAVHNGLGRIAREHPEWLQGDFAILMEPSNAGVEAGCQGTMRVEIRTTGERAHSARSWMGHNAIHDLAPVLATLAGYSPRTVDIDGLTYREGLNAVGVRGGVSGNVIPDEAVLTVNYRFAPDRDEEAALAHLREVFSGHELTVTDSAPGALPGLGRPAAAAFVEAIGGEVGPKFGWTDVAKFTLLGVPAVNYGPGDPRYAHKADEQVPVEHLHRVHDRLREWLSGH; this is encoded by the coding sequence ATGGCCTCCCTCGACCTGACGGCAGACATCGTGACGTTGACCCGGGCCGTCGTGGACGTGCCGTCCGAGAGTCTCGAGGAGGCCGAGCTGGCCGACGCCGTCGAGGCGGCGCTGCGCACGTGCGACCACCTGCAGGTCGTGCGTGACGGCCACACGATCATCGCTCGCACCGAGCTGGGCCGGGACGAGCGCGTCGTGATCGCGGGCCACATCGACACGGTGCCGCTGAACGACAACCTGCCCTCGCGCCTCGAGGGCGACACCCTGTGGGGCCTGGGCACGTGCGACATGAAGGGCGGGGTCGCGATCGCGCTCAGCCTCGCCGCCGAGCTCAGCGAACCGGTCCGCGACGTCACCTGGGTCTTCTACGAGGCCGAGGAGATCGCGGCCGTCCACAACGGCCTGGGCCGGATCGCCCGTGAGCACCCCGAGTGGCTGCAGGGCGACTTCGCGATCCTCATGGAGCCGTCGAATGCCGGGGTCGAGGCGGGCTGCCAGGGCACGATGCGCGTCGAGATCCGCACCACGGGCGAGCGGGCGCACTCGGCGCGCTCATGGATGGGCCACAACGCGATCCACGACCTCGCGCCCGTCCTGGCGACGCTCGCCGGCTACTCGCCGCGGACGGTCGACATCGACGGCCTGACCTACCGCGAGGGACTCAACGCCGTCGGCGTGCGCGGGGGAGTGAGCGGCAACGTGATCCCCGACGAGGCGGTGCTGACGGTGAACTACCGCTTCGCGCCCGACCGGGACGAGGAGGCGGCGCTGGCGCATCTGCGCGAGGTCTTCTCGGGCCACGAGCTGACCGTCACGGACTCGGCGCCGGGCGCGCTGCCCGGCCTCGGCCGTCCCGCGGCTGCCGCGTTCGTCGAGGCCATCGGCGGCGAGGTCGGCCCGAAGTTCGGTTGGACCGACGTCGCGAAGTTCACCCTGCTGGGCGTCCCGGCGGTCAACTACGGCCCCGGCGACCCGCGCTACGCCCACAAGGCCGATGAGCAGGTTCCCGTCGAGCACCTGCACCGCGTGCACGACCGGTTGCGCGAGTGGCTGTCGGGTCACTGA
- a CDS encoding efflux RND transporter periplasmic adaptor subunit, whose translation MTFTRTFRRFVLPIAWLLIGATIAVSLAVLAFGGGATGAEGTESPTAVSLSPTIAVERATLENSLEIDGTIVIDPAVPVKTSVDGTLTHVHVPNGARVSKGDPLFEVRTVVEPAVATEDEDDEPAAPVVRFVAVTAPVSGRLAGFTGKVGDEVTGDTATARIKRSTFTARGTVPVVDRYRLMDAPDEAKVTIDGGPEPFTCTDLQIADEGVEGAGVPTEEGEEPESSSAAEVVCDVPEDVTVFDGLELSMQIDAGSAQDALVVPVTAVRGLLERGTVWVVDDSGEQTERRVRLGVNDGKSVEILKGLKEGAQILQYVPGSPTDGNDGESEAGV comes from the coding sequence GTGACCTTCACCCGCACCTTCCGGCGGTTCGTCCTGCCGATCGCCTGGCTGCTCATCGGCGCCACCATCGCCGTGAGCCTCGCCGTCCTGGCCTTCGGTGGCGGCGCCACCGGCGCCGAGGGCACCGAGTCGCCCACGGCGGTCAGCCTCTCGCCCACCATCGCGGTCGAGCGCGCGACGCTCGAGAACTCACTCGAGATCGATGGCACGATCGTCATCGACCCCGCCGTGCCGGTGAAGACCTCCGTCGACGGGACGCTGACCCACGTCCACGTCCCCAACGGCGCCCGGGTGTCGAAGGGCGATCCGCTGTTCGAGGTGCGCACGGTCGTGGAACCCGCCGTCGCCACCGAGGACGAGGACGACGAGCCGGCCGCGCCCGTCGTGAGGTTCGTCGCGGTCACGGCACCGGTCAGCGGCCGGCTGGCCGGCTTCACCGGGAAGGTCGGCGACGAGGTCACCGGCGACACCGCCACGGCCCGGATCAAGCGCTCCACCTTCACCGCACGCGGCACCGTGCCCGTCGTCGACCGGTACCGCCTGATGGACGCCCCCGACGAGGCGAAGGTCACGATCGACGGCGGACCCGAGCCGTTCACCTGCACCGACCTGCAGATCGCCGACGAGGGCGTCGAGGGTGCCGGCGTCCCGACCGAGGAGGGCGAGGAGCCCGAGTCCTCCTCCGCCGCCGAAGTGGTGTGCGACGTTCCTGAGGACGTCACCGTGTTCGACGGCCTCGAGCTGAGCATGCAGATCGACGCGGGCTCGGCGCAGGACGCCCTGGTGGTGCCGGTCACCGCCGTGCGCGGGCTGCTCGAGCGCGGCACCGTCTGGGTGGTCGACGACTCCGGCGAGCAGACCGAGCGGCGCGTCCGACTCGGGGTGAACGACGGCAAGAGCGTCGAGATCCTCAAGGGCCTGAAGGAGGGCGCCCAGATCCTGCAGTATGTCCCGGGCTCCCCCACGGACGGCAACGACGGCGAGTCGGAAGCGGGCGTCTGA
- a CDS encoding ABC transporter ATP-binding protein yields MTDAPVELVRLSGVGRTVLLPDDEDLTILSGVDLVVHGGDHIGIVGRSGTGKTTLLNMLGLLDRPTHGTMEWAGRDVRRLSGRATAHIRGREIGFVFQQFNLLPGLSALENVIAPLMYASGREFWSRRRIAAEMLERVGLAERLDSRPQHLSGGEQQRVAIARALVRSPRVVLADEPTGALDVETGAQVMTLLDDVSRDSGAALITITHDPGVAAIARRRYRLEHGALHPLEAAA; encoded by the coding sequence ATGACGGACGCGCCGGTCGAGCTCGTCCGTCTGTCCGGCGTGGGGCGCACCGTCCTGCTCCCCGACGACGAGGACCTCACGATCCTGTCCGGCGTCGACCTGGTGGTGCACGGCGGCGACCACATCGGCATCGTCGGCCGTTCGGGCACCGGCAAGACGACCCTGCTCAACATGCTCGGCCTCCTCGATCGGCCGACGCACGGCACCATGGAGTGGGCCGGGCGCGACGTCCGCCGCCTCTCCGGCCGCGCCACCGCCCACATCCGGGGCCGCGAGATCGGCTTCGTGTTCCAGCAGTTCAACCTGCTGCCCGGGCTCTCCGCGCTCGAGAACGTCATCGCACCACTGATGTACGCCTCCGGGCGCGAGTTCTGGTCGCGACGGCGCATCGCCGCCGAGATGCTCGAGCGCGTCGGCCTCGCCGAGCGACTCGACAGCCGACCCCAGCACCTGTCCGGCGGCGAGCAGCAGCGGGTCGCCATCGCGCGTGCCCTCGTGCGCTCACCGCGGGTGGTGCTGGCCGACGAGCCCACCGGCGCTCTCGACGTCGAGACCGGCGCCCAGGTCATGACCCTGCTCGACGACGTCTCGCGCGACTCGGGAGCCGCGCTGATCACCATCACGCACGATCCGGGCGTCGCCGCGATCGCCCGCCGCCGCTACCGGCTCGAGCACGGCGCCCTCCACCCACTGGAAGCCGCCGCGTGA
- a CDS encoding ABC transporter permease encodes MIGRLLTGFAAAVIEAWHELRIHKLRVLLSLVGVGVAVAALSGTVAIADIGQQALVEQYERDGRPAMLSVYAYNPQDDTGSGAAAATVRPAVAKVTEQFQISHASMAGNTQLDARQADRASRVDLLVVDPPYAVMHRVVTPRGRWLVASDAANLSPAIVVDPRLLKDLGLAEARLPATIDLVGASTTVSATVVGVTATSDRWMEFGRAYLLADAYEHWFGATQPMTDASWKIWIPTEGSQELTEAIRRSINAELPGLESQVERNDYLAWGGNDDLDSVKWVVVAISSVILLLGALSLLNVSVITIQQRVREIGIRRSFGATSGRVFFSVVMESIVATFVAGLVGVMIAIALVNGPWTAEYVLEGVADPPPFPLSAAALGMGVSLLVGALAGVLPALVAVRVRIVDAIRF; translated from the coding sequence GTGATCGGGCGGCTCCTGACCGGGTTCGCCGCCGCGGTCATCGAGGCCTGGCACGAACTGCGCATCCACAAGCTGCGGGTGCTGCTGTCACTCGTGGGCGTGGGTGTCGCCGTGGCAGCACTGAGTGGCACCGTGGCCATCGCCGACATCGGCCAGCAGGCCCTCGTGGAGCAGTACGAGCGGGACGGCCGCCCGGCCATGCTCAGCGTCTACGCGTACAACCCGCAGGACGACACGGGGTCGGGTGCCGCCGCCGCCACCGTCCGGCCCGCCGTCGCCAAGGTAACGGAGCAGTTCCAGATCAGCCACGCGTCGATGGCCGGCAACACCCAGCTCGACGCACGCCAGGCCGACCGCGCGAGTCGTGTCGACCTCCTCGTGGTCGACCCGCCGTACGCCGTGATGCACCGGGTCGTCACTCCCCGGGGGCGCTGGCTGGTGGCCTCCGATGCGGCCAACCTCTCACCCGCGATCGTGGTCGACCCGAGGCTGCTGAAGGACCTGGGACTGGCCGAGGCGCGCCTGCCGGCCACGATCGACCTGGTCGGCGCCTCCACGACCGTGAGCGCCACGGTCGTCGGGGTCACGGCGACGTCCGATCGCTGGATGGAGTTCGGCCGCGCCTACCTGCTGGCCGACGCCTACGAGCACTGGTTCGGCGCGACCCAGCCGATGACCGACGCCTCCTGGAAGATCTGGATCCCGACCGAGGGATCGCAGGAGCTGACCGAGGCGATACGGCGGTCGATCAACGCCGAGCTGCCCGGACTCGAGAGCCAGGTCGAACGCAACGACTATCTCGCGTGGGGCGGCAACGACGACCTGGACTCGGTGAAGTGGGTCGTCGTCGCCATCAGCTCGGTGATCCTGCTGCTCGGCGCCCTGAGCCTGTTGAACGTCTCGGTCATCACGATCCAGCAGCGGGTCCGCGAGATCGGCATCCGGCGCAGCTTCGGCGCCACGTCGGGTCGGGTCTTCTTCTCGGTCGTGATGGAGAGCATCGTCGCCACCTTCGTCGCCGGACTCGTCGGCGTGATGATCGCGATCGCGCTGGTCAACGGACCGTGGACCGCGGAGTACGTGCTCGAAGGCGTGGCCGACCCGCCGCCGTTCCCACTCTCGGCCGCGGCGCTCGGCATGGGCGTCTCGCTGCTCGTGGGCGCGCTGGCCGGGGTGCTTCCCGCGCTGGTCGCGGTGCGCGTGCGGATCGTCGACGCAATCCGCTTCTGA